One Clavelina lepadiformis chromosome 1, kaClaLepa1.1, whole genome shotgun sequence genomic region harbors:
- the LOC143456258 gene encoding calcium uptake protein 3, mitochondrial-like isoform X2 → MSGFRSWKRLFPNLQNAVTKRNVLVGICTVCGSSVALYSMRNVTGYQDSASSMLQKSLFKSMVVYAAKPVEPTTSIASQKQAGETTLLTREKRFYDFASVEYEGELFMTPQDFLESVTDDDPRPRIGHLKLTEAEVEKMLKRTPDRKKNSSRFFRDLHNLGLISYTEYLFFLCILTKPNAGFNIAFNMFDADGNQRVDKKEFMVLGEIFRKSTENISSVDQESVFQPKDFVSVEQSSEPSVGHFLWQRTTKYEKKGQTMGELRRAIKEGEVKHKDTSLLIHLFGKNGQNDLRYEDFCRFMENLQTEVLEIEFLAYSRGMVTISEVDFARMVLKYTDVVNTEEYIENVTKRIPEEKGITFEDFRSFFLFLNNLEDFAIAMQMYTLTGRSIGQAEFKRAVKVSTGHELSEHLVDTLFQLFDKDGDNRLSQTEFIGVMKDRIHRGFRLCNKKANNSAYNGWPGFQKCIRATLRQSKA, encoded by the exons ATGTCTGGATTCAGAAGTTGGAAAAggctttttccaaatttacaGAATGCAGTTACCAAACGAAATGTTCTGGTCGGAATATGTACGGTTTGTGGTTCAAGTGTGGCACTTTATTCTATGAGAAATGTTACCGGTTATCAGGATTCAGCTTCCAGCATGTTGCAAAAATCATTGTTTAAATCGATGGTGGTTTATGCTGCAAAACCAGTAGAGCCTACCACCAGCATTGCGAGCCAAAAACAA GCAGGAGAAACAACGCTACTGACGCGGGAAAAACGATTCTATGATTTCGCCTCCGTAGAGTACGAAGGAGAGCTCTTCATGACTCCTCAGGACTTCCTGGAGTCTGTTACTGACGACGATCCGAGAC CTCGGATCGGTCATTTGAAACTAACGGAAGCGGAAGTCGAAAAGATGCTGAAGCGGACTCCGGACAGGAAGAAGAACTCGTCCAGGTTTTTCAGGGACCTGCACAATTTGGGGTTGATCTCCTACACGGAGTATCTTTTCTTCTTGTGTATTCTGACAA AACCGAATGCCGGCTTCAACATCGCTTTCAACATGTTTGATGCTGATGGCAACCAAAGAGTGGATAAGAAAGAATTCATGGTg TTAGGTGAAATCTTTCGCAAGAGTACCGAAAATATTTCCTCTGTGGACCAGGAG AGCGTTTTCCAGCCGAAAGACTTCGTGTCGGTCGAACAATCCAGCGAACCATCTGTTGGTCACTTTTTG tgGCAAAGGACGACCAAGTACGAAAAGAAGGGACAAACTATGGGTGAACTGCGACGG GCTATCAAAGAGGGTGAAGTGAAGCACAAAGATACATCCCTCTTGATACATTTGTTCGGCAAAAATGGGCAAAATGACCTACGTTATGAAGATTTCTGCAG ATTTATGGAAAACCTCCAAACAGAAGTCCTGGAAATAGAA TTTCTGGCATATAGCCGCGGTATGGTGACAATATCCGAGGTTGACTTCGCCCGCATGGTGCTCAAATACACTGATGTTGTGAATACCGAGGAGTATATTGAAAATGTCACTAAGCGTATTCCTGAGGAGAAG GGGATCACGTTTGAAGATTTCCGatctttttttctatttctcAACAATCTCGAAGATTTTGCAATCGCCATGCAAATGTACACCCTGACTGGACGCTCGATAGGTCAAG CCGAGTTCAAAAGGGCCGTGAAGGTCTCCACCGGGCACGAACTATCCGAGCACCTGGTTGACACGCTCTTCCAGCTCTTCGACAAAGACGGTGACAACAGGTTGAGTCAAACGGAGTTTATCGGAGTCATGAAGGATCGGATTCATCGAGGCTTTCGG CTTTGTAATAAAAAG GCGAACAATTCCGCATATAATGGATGGCCAGGCTTTCAGAAATGTATTCGGGCAACCTTGAGACAATCAAAAGCTTGA
- the LOC143456258 gene encoding calcium uptake protein 3, mitochondrial-like isoform X3, with translation MSGFRSWKRLFPNLQNAVTKRNVLVGICTVCGSSVALYSMRNVTGYQDSASSMLQKSLFKSMVVYAAKPVEPTTSIASQKQAGETTLLTREKRFYDFASVEYEGELFMTPQDFLESVTDDDPRPRIGHLKLTEAEVEKMLKRTPDRKKNSSRFFRDLHNLGLISYTEYLFFLCILTKPNAGFNIAFNMFDADGNQRVDKKEFMVLGEIFRKSTENISSVDQESVFQPKDFVSVEQSSEPSVGHFLWQRTTKYEKKGQTMGELRRAIKEGEVKHKDTSLLIHLFGKNGQNDLRYEDFCRFMENLQTEVLEIEFLAYSRGMVTISEVDFARMVLKYTDVVNTEEYIENVTKRIPEEKGITFEDFRSFFLFLNNLEDFAIAMQMYTLTGRSIGQAEFKRAVKVSTGHELSEHLVDTLFQLFDKDGDNRLSQTEFIGVMKDRIHRGFRANNSAYNGWPGFQKCIRATLRQSKA, from the exons ATGTCTGGATTCAGAAGTTGGAAAAggctttttccaaatttacaGAATGCAGTTACCAAACGAAATGTTCTGGTCGGAATATGTACGGTTTGTGGTTCAAGTGTGGCACTTTATTCTATGAGAAATGTTACCGGTTATCAGGATTCAGCTTCCAGCATGTTGCAAAAATCATTGTTTAAATCGATGGTGGTTTATGCTGCAAAACCAGTAGAGCCTACCACCAGCATTGCGAGCCAAAAACAA GCAGGAGAAACAACGCTACTGACGCGGGAAAAACGATTCTATGATTTCGCCTCCGTAGAGTACGAAGGAGAGCTCTTCATGACTCCTCAGGACTTCCTGGAGTCTGTTACTGACGACGATCCGAGAC CTCGGATCGGTCATTTGAAACTAACGGAAGCGGAAGTCGAAAAGATGCTGAAGCGGACTCCGGACAGGAAGAAGAACTCGTCCAGGTTTTTCAGGGACCTGCACAATTTGGGGTTGATCTCCTACACGGAGTATCTTTTCTTCTTGTGTATTCTGACAA AACCGAATGCCGGCTTCAACATCGCTTTCAACATGTTTGATGCTGATGGCAACCAAAGAGTGGATAAGAAAGAATTCATGGTg TTAGGTGAAATCTTTCGCAAGAGTACCGAAAATATTTCCTCTGTGGACCAGGAG AGCGTTTTCCAGCCGAAAGACTTCGTGTCGGTCGAACAATCCAGCGAACCATCTGTTGGTCACTTTTTG tgGCAAAGGACGACCAAGTACGAAAAGAAGGGACAAACTATGGGTGAACTGCGACGG GCTATCAAAGAGGGTGAAGTGAAGCACAAAGATACATCCCTCTTGATACATTTGTTCGGCAAAAATGGGCAAAATGACCTACGTTATGAAGATTTCTGCAG ATTTATGGAAAACCTCCAAACAGAAGTCCTGGAAATAGAA TTTCTGGCATATAGCCGCGGTATGGTGACAATATCCGAGGTTGACTTCGCCCGCATGGTGCTCAAATACACTGATGTTGTGAATACCGAGGAGTATATTGAAAATGTCACTAAGCGTATTCCTGAGGAGAAG GGGATCACGTTTGAAGATTTCCGatctttttttctatttctcAACAATCTCGAAGATTTTGCAATCGCCATGCAAATGTACACCCTGACTGGACGCTCGATAGGTCAAG CCGAGTTCAAAAGGGCCGTGAAGGTCTCCACCGGGCACGAACTATCCGAGCACCTGGTTGACACGCTCTTCCAGCTCTTCGACAAAGACGGTGACAACAGGTTGAGTCAAACGGAGTTTATCGGAGTCATGAAGGATCGGATTCATCGAGGCTTTCGG GCGAACAATTCCGCATATAATGGATGGCCAGGCTTTCAGAAATGTATTCGGGCAACCTTGAGACAATCAAAAGCTTGA
- the LOC143456258 gene encoding calcium uptake protein 3, mitochondrial-like isoform X4: protein MSGFRSWKRLFPNLQNAVTKRNVLVGICTVCGSSVALYSMRNVTGYQDSASSMLQKSLFKSMVVYAAKPVEPTTSIASQKQAGETTLLTREKRFYDFASVEYEGELFMTPQDFLESVTDDDPRPRIGHLKLTEAEVEKMLKRTPDRKKNSSRFFRDLHNLGLISYTEYLFFLCILTKPNAGFNIAFNMFDADGNQRVDKKEFMVLGEIFRKSTENISSVDQESVFQPKDFVSVEQSSEPSVGHFLWQRTTKYEKKGQTMGELRRAIKEGEVKHKDTSLLIHLFGKNGQNDLRYEDFCRFMENLQTEVLEIEFLAYSRGMVTISEVDFARMVLKYTDVVNTEEYIENVTKRIPEEKGITFEDFRSFFLFLNNLEDFAIAMQMYTLTGRSIGQAEFKRAVKVSTGHELSEHLVDTLFQLFDKDGDNRLSQTEFIGVMKDRIHRGFRVHKSDRRRGWKDFKHCLQHRLTHE from the exons ATGTCTGGATTCAGAAGTTGGAAAAggctttttccaaatttacaGAATGCAGTTACCAAACGAAATGTTCTGGTCGGAATATGTACGGTTTGTGGTTCAAGTGTGGCACTTTATTCTATGAGAAATGTTACCGGTTATCAGGATTCAGCTTCCAGCATGTTGCAAAAATCATTGTTTAAATCGATGGTGGTTTATGCTGCAAAACCAGTAGAGCCTACCACCAGCATTGCGAGCCAAAAACAA GCAGGAGAAACAACGCTACTGACGCGGGAAAAACGATTCTATGATTTCGCCTCCGTAGAGTACGAAGGAGAGCTCTTCATGACTCCTCAGGACTTCCTGGAGTCTGTTACTGACGACGATCCGAGAC CTCGGATCGGTCATTTGAAACTAACGGAAGCGGAAGTCGAAAAGATGCTGAAGCGGACTCCGGACAGGAAGAAGAACTCGTCCAGGTTTTTCAGGGACCTGCACAATTTGGGGTTGATCTCCTACACGGAGTATCTTTTCTTCTTGTGTATTCTGACAA AACCGAATGCCGGCTTCAACATCGCTTTCAACATGTTTGATGCTGATGGCAACCAAAGAGTGGATAAGAAAGAATTCATGGTg TTAGGTGAAATCTTTCGCAAGAGTACCGAAAATATTTCCTCTGTGGACCAGGAG AGCGTTTTCCAGCCGAAAGACTTCGTGTCGGTCGAACAATCCAGCGAACCATCTGTTGGTCACTTTTTG tgGCAAAGGACGACCAAGTACGAAAAGAAGGGACAAACTATGGGTGAACTGCGACGG GCTATCAAAGAGGGTGAAGTGAAGCACAAAGATACATCCCTCTTGATACATTTGTTCGGCAAAAATGGGCAAAATGACCTACGTTATGAAGATTTCTGCAG ATTTATGGAAAACCTCCAAACAGAAGTCCTGGAAATAGAA TTTCTGGCATATAGCCGCGGTATGGTGACAATATCCGAGGTTGACTTCGCCCGCATGGTGCTCAAATACACTGATGTTGTGAATACCGAGGAGTATATTGAAAATGTCACTAAGCGTATTCCTGAGGAGAAG GGGATCACGTTTGAAGATTTCCGatctttttttctatttctcAACAATCTCGAAGATTTTGCAATCGCCATGCAAATGTACACCCTGACTGGACGCTCGATAGGTCAAG CCGAGTTCAAAAGGGCCGTGAAGGTCTCCACCGGGCACGAACTATCCGAGCACCTGGTTGACACGCTCTTCCAGCTCTTCGACAAAGACGGTGACAACAGGTTGAGTCAAACGGAGTTTATCGGAGTCATGAAGGATCGGATTCATCGAGGCTTTCGG GTTCATAAAAGCGACCGCCGGCGTGGATGGAAAGACTTCAAGCACTGTCTGCAGCATAGATTGACTCACGAGTAA
- the LOC143456258 gene encoding calcium uptake protein 3, mitochondrial-like isoform X7, translating into MSGFRSWKRLFPNLQNAVTKRNVLVGICTVCGSSVALYSMRNVTGYQDSASSMLQKSLFKSMVVYAAKPVEPTTSIASQKQAGETTLLTREKRFYDFASVEYEGELFMTPQDFLESVTDDDPRPRIGHLKLTEAEVEKMLKRTPDRKKNSSRFFRDLHNLGLISYTEYLFFLCILTKPNAGFNIAFNMFDADGNQRVDKKEFMVLGEIFRKSTENISSVDQEAIKEGEVKHKDTSLLIHLFGKNGQNDLRYEDFCRFMENLQTEVLEIEFLAYSRGMVTISEVDFARMVLKYTDVVNTEEYIENVTKRIPEEKGITFEDFRSFFLFLNNLEDFAIAMQMYTLTGRSIGQAEFKRAVKVSTGHELSEHLVDTLFQLFDKDGDNRLSQTEFIGVMKDRIHRGFRRHGLQRQYIGLEGYARCVSKHLRAFIRQLATHSQPNRNF; encoded by the exons ATGTCTGGATTCAGAAGTTGGAAAAggctttttccaaatttacaGAATGCAGTTACCAAACGAAATGTTCTGGTCGGAATATGTACGGTTTGTGGTTCAAGTGTGGCACTTTATTCTATGAGAAATGTTACCGGTTATCAGGATTCAGCTTCCAGCATGTTGCAAAAATCATTGTTTAAATCGATGGTGGTTTATGCTGCAAAACCAGTAGAGCCTACCACCAGCATTGCGAGCCAAAAACAA GCAGGAGAAACAACGCTACTGACGCGGGAAAAACGATTCTATGATTTCGCCTCCGTAGAGTACGAAGGAGAGCTCTTCATGACTCCTCAGGACTTCCTGGAGTCTGTTACTGACGACGATCCGAGAC CTCGGATCGGTCATTTGAAACTAACGGAAGCGGAAGTCGAAAAGATGCTGAAGCGGACTCCGGACAGGAAGAAGAACTCGTCCAGGTTTTTCAGGGACCTGCACAATTTGGGGTTGATCTCCTACACGGAGTATCTTTTCTTCTTGTGTATTCTGACAA AACCGAATGCCGGCTTCAACATCGCTTTCAACATGTTTGATGCTGATGGCAACCAAAGAGTGGATAAGAAAGAATTCATGGTg TTAGGTGAAATCTTTCGCAAGAGTACCGAAAATATTTCCTCTGTGGACCAGGAG GCTATCAAAGAGGGTGAAGTGAAGCACAAAGATACATCCCTCTTGATACATTTGTTCGGCAAAAATGGGCAAAATGACCTACGTTATGAAGATTTCTGCAG ATTTATGGAAAACCTCCAAACAGAAGTCCTGGAAATAGAA TTTCTGGCATATAGCCGCGGTATGGTGACAATATCCGAGGTTGACTTCGCCCGCATGGTGCTCAAATACACTGATGTTGTGAATACCGAGGAGTATATTGAAAATGTCACTAAGCGTATTCCTGAGGAGAAG GGGATCACGTTTGAAGATTTCCGatctttttttctatttctcAACAATCTCGAAGATTTTGCAATCGCCATGCAAATGTACACCCTGACTGGACGCTCGATAGGTCAAG CCGAGTTCAAAAGGGCCGTGAAGGTCTCCACCGGGCACGAACTATCCGAGCACCTGGTTGACACGCTCTTCCAGCTCTTCGACAAAGACGGTGACAACAGGTTGAGTCAAACGGAGTTTATCGGAGTCATGAAGGATCGGATTCATCGAGGCTTTCGG cGTCACGGACTCCAGCGACAATACATTGGCCTGGAAGGATACGCGCGTTGCGTATCTAAGCATCTTCGTGCGTTTATTCGTCAGCTCGCTACTCACTCACAACCGAATAGAAACTTTTAG
- the LOC143456258 gene encoding calcium uptake protein 3, mitochondrial-like isoform X6 — MSGFRSWKRLFPNLQNAVTKRNVLVGICTVCGSSVALYSMRNVTGYQDSASSMLQKSLFKSMVVYAAKPVEPTTSIASQKQAGETTLLTREKRFYDFASVEYEGELFMTPQDFLESVTDDDPRPRIGHLKLTEAEVEKMLKRTPDRKKNSSRFFRDLHNLGLISYTEYLFFLCILTKPNAGFNIAFNMFDADGNQRVDKKEFMVLGEIFRKSTENISSVDQEWQRTTKYEKKGQTMGELRRAIKEGEVKHKDTSLLIHLFGKNGQNDLRYEDFCRFMENLQTEVLEIEFLAYSRGMVTISEVDFARMVLKYTDVVNTEEYIENVTKRIPEEKGITFEDFRSFFLFLNNLEDFAIAMQMYTLTGRSIGQAEFKRAVKVSTGHELSEHLVDTLFQLFDKDGDNRLSQTEFIGVMKDRIHRGFRRHGLQRQYIGLEGYARCVSKHLRAFIRQLATHSQPNRNF; from the exons ATGTCTGGATTCAGAAGTTGGAAAAggctttttccaaatttacaGAATGCAGTTACCAAACGAAATGTTCTGGTCGGAATATGTACGGTTTGTGGTTCAAGTGTGGCACTTTATTCTATGAGAAATGTTACCGGTTATCAGGATTCAGCTTCCAGCATGTTGCAAAAATCATTGTTTAAATCGATGGTGGTTTATGCTGCAAAACCAGTAGAGCCTACCACCAGCATTGCGAGCCAAAAACAA GCAGGAGAAACAACGCTACTGACGCGGGAAAAACGATTCTATGATTTCGCCTCCGTAGAGTACGAAGGAGAGCTCTTCATGACTCCTCAGGACTTCCTGGAGTCTGTTACTGACGACGATCCGAGAC CTCGGATCGGTCATTTGAAACTAACGGAAGCGGAAGTCGAAAAGATGCTGAAGCGGACTCCGGACAGGAAGAAGAACTCGTCCAGGTTTTTCAGGGACCTGCACAATTTGGGGTTGATCTCCTACACGGAGTATCTTTTCTTCTTGTGTATTCTGACAA AACCGAATGCCGGCTTCAACATCGCTTTCAACATGTTTGATGCTGATGGCAACCAAAGAGTGGATAAGAAAGAATTCATGGTg TTAGGTGAAATCTTTCGCAAGAGTACCGAAAATATTTCCTCTGTGGACCAGGAG tgGCAAAGGACGACCAAGTACGAAAAGAAGGGACAAACTATGGGTGAACTGCGACGG GCTATCAAAGAGGGTGAAGTGAAGCACAAAGATACATCCCTCTTGATACATTTGTTCGGCAAAAATGGGCAAAATGACCTACGTTATGAAGATTTCTGCAG ATTTATGGAAAACCTCCAAACAGAAGTCCTGGAAATAGAA TTTCTGGCATATAGCCGCGGTATGGTGACAATATCCGAGGTTGACTTCGCCCGCATGGTGCTCAAATACACTGATGTTGTGAATACCGAGGAGTATATTGAAAATGTCACTAAGCGTATTCCTGAGGAGAAG GGGATCACGTTTGAAGATTTCCGatctttttttctatttctcAACAATCTCGAAGATTTTGCAATCGCCATGCAAATGTACACCCTGACTGGACGCTCGATAGGTCAAG CCGAGTTCAAAAGGGCCGTGAAGGTCTCCACCGGGCACGAACTATCCGAGCACCTGGTTGACACGCTCTTCCAGCTCTTCGACAAAGACGGTGACAACAGGTTGAGTCAAACGGAGTTTATCGGAGTCATGAAGGATCGGATTCATCGAGGCTTTCGG cGTCACGGACTCCAGCGACAATACATTGGCCTGGAAGGATACGCGCGTTGCGTATCTAAGCATCTTCGTGCGTTTATTCGTCAGCTCGCTACTCACTCACAACCGAATAGAAACTTTTAG
- the LOC143456258 gene encoding calcium uptake protein 3, mitochondrial-like isoform X5 has protein sequence MSGFRSWKRLFPNLQNAVTKRNVLVGICTVCGSSVALYSMRNVTGYQDSASSMLQKSLFKSMVVYAAKPVEPTTSIASQKQAGETTLLTREKRFYDFASVEYEGELFMTPQDFLESVTDDDPRPRIGHLKLTEAEVEKMLKRTPDRKKNSSRFFRDLHNLGLISYTEYLFFLCILTKPNAGFNIAFNMFDADGNQRVDKKEFMVLGEIFRKSTENISSVDQESVFQPKDFVSVEQSSEPSVGHFLAIKEGEVKHKDTSLLIHLFGKNGQNDLRYEDFCRFMENLQTEVLEIEFLAYSRGMVTISEVDFARMVLKYTDVVNTEEYIENVTKRIPEEKGITFEDFRSFFLFLNNLEDFAIAMQMYTLTGRSIGQAEFKRAVKVSTGHELSEHLVDTLFQLFDKDGDNRLSQTEFIGVMKDRIHRGFRRHGLQRQYIGLEGYARCVSKHLRAFIRQLATHSQPNRNF, from the exons ATGTCTGGATTCAGAAGTTGGAAAAggctttttccaaatttacaGAATGCAGTTACCAAACGAAATGTTCTGGTCGGAATATGTACGGTTTGTGGTTCAAGTGTGGCACTTTATTCTATGAGAAATGTTACCGGTTATCAGGATTCAGCTTCCAGCATGTTGCAAAAATCATTGTTTAAATCGATGGTGGTTTATGCTGCAAAACCAGTAGAGCCTACCACCAGCATTGCGAGCCAAAAACAA GCAGGAGAAACAACGCTACTGACGCGGGAAAAACGATTCTATGATTTCGCCTCCGTAGAGTACGAAGGAGAGCTCTTCATGACTCCTCAGGACTTCCTGGAGTCTGTTACTGACGACGATCCGAGAC CTCGGATCGGTCATTTGAAACTAACGGAAGCGGAAGTCGAAAAGATGCTGAAGCGGACTCCGGACAGGAAGAAGAACTCGTCCAGGTTTTTCAGGGACCTGCACAATTTGGGGTTGATCTCCTACACGGAGTATCTTTTCTTCTTGTGTATTCTGACAA AACCGAATGCCGGCTTCAACATCGCTTTCAACATGTTTGATGCTGATGGCAACCAAAGAGTGGATAAGAAAGAATTCATGGTg TTAGGTGAAATCTTTCGCAAGAGTACCGAAAATATTTCCTCTGTGGACCAGGAG AGCGTTTTCCAGCCGAAAGACTTCGTGTCGGTCGAACAATCCAGCGAACCATCTGTTGGTCACTTTTTG GCTATCAAAGAGGGTGAAGTGAAGCACAAAGATACATCCCTCTTGATACATTTGTTCGGCAAAAATGGGCAAAATGACCTACGTTATGAAGATTTCTGCAG ATTTATGGAAAACCTCCAAACAGAAGTCCTGGAAATAGAA TTTCTGGCATATAGCCGCGGTATGGTGACAATATCCGAGGTTGACTTCGCCCGCATGGTGCTCAAATACACTGATGTTGTGAATACCGAGGAGTATATTGAAAATGTCACTAAGCGTATTCCTGAGGAGAAG GGGATCACGTTTGAAGATTTCCGatctttttttctatttctcAACAATCTCGAAGATTTTGCAATCGCCATGCAAATGTACACCCTGACTGGACGCTCGATAGGTCAAG CCGAGTTCAAAAGGGCCGTGAAGGTCTCCACCGGGCACGAACTATCCGAGCACCTGGTTGACACGCTCTTCCAGCTCTTCGACAAAGACGGTGACAACAGGTTGAGTCAAACGGAGTTTATCGGAGTCATGAAGGATCGGATTCATCGAGGCTTTCGG cGTCACGGACTCCAGCGACAATACATTGGCCTGGAAGGATACGCGCGTTGCGTATCTAAGCATCTTCGTGCGTTTATTCGTCAGCTCGCTACTCACTCACAACCGAATAGAAACTTTTAG
- the LOC143456258 gene encoding calcium uptake protein 3, mitochondrial-like isoform X1, translating into MSGFRSWKRLFPNLQNAVTKRNVLVGICTVCGSSVALYSMRNVTGYQDSASSMLQKSLFKSMVVYAAKPVEPTTSIASQKQAGETTLLTREKRFYDFASVEYEGELFMTPQDFLESVTDDDPRPRIGHLKLTEAEVEKMLKRTPDRKKNSSRFFRDLHNLGLISYTEYLFFLCILTKPNAGFNIAFNMFDADGNQRVDKKEFMVLGEIFRKSTENISSVDQESVFQPKDFVSVEQSSEPSVGHFLWQRTTKYEKKGQTMGELRRAIKEGEVKHKDTSLLIHLFGKNGQNDLRYEDFCRFMENLQTEVLEIEFLAYSRGMVTISEVDFARMVLKYTDVVNTEEYIENVTKRIPEEKGITFEDFRSFFLFLNNLEDFAIAMQMYTLTGRSIGQAEFKRAVKVSTGHELSEHLVDTLFQLFDKDGDNRLSQTEFIGVMKDRIHRGFRRHGLQRQYIGLEGYARCVSKHLRAFIRQLATHSQPNRNF; encoded by the exons ATGTCTGGATTCAGAAGTTGGAAAAggctttttccaaatttacaGAATGCAGTTACCAAACGAAATGTTCTGGTCGGAATATGTACGGTTTGTGGTTCAAGTGTGGCACTTTATTCTATGAGAAATGTTACCGGTTATCAGGATTCAGCTTCCAGCATGTTGCAAAAATCATTGTTTAAATCGATGGTGGTTTATGCTGCAAAACCAGTAGAGCCTACCACCAGCATTGCGAGCCAAAAACAA GCAGGAGAAACAACGCTACTGACGCGGGAAAAACGATTCTATGATTTCGCCTCCGTAGAGTACGAAGGAGAGCTCTTCATGACTCCTCAGGACTTCCTGGAGTCTGTTACTGACGACGATCCGAGAC CTCGGATCGGTCATTTGAAACTAACGGAAGCGGAAGTCGAAAAGATGCTGAAGCGGACTCCGGACAGGAAGAAGAACTCGTCCAGGTTTTTCAGGGACCTGCACAATTTGGGGTTGATCTCCTACACGGAGTATCTTTTCTTCTTGTGTATTCTGACAA AACCGAATGCCGGCTTCAACATCGCTTTCAACATGTTTGATGCTGATGGCAACCAAAGAGTGGATAAGAAAGAATTCATGGTg TTAGGTGAAATCTTTCGCAAGAGTACCGAAAATATTTCCTCTGTGGACCAGGAG AGCGTTTTCCAGCCGAAAGACTTCGTGTCGGTCGAACAATCCAGCGAACCATCTGTTGGTCACTTTTTG tgGCAAAGGACGACCAAGTACGAAAAGAAGGGACAAACTATGGGTGAACTGCGACGG GCTATCAAAGAGGGTGAAGTGAAGCACAAAGATACATCCCTCTTGATACATTTGTTCGGCAAAAATGGGCAAAATGACCTACGTTATGAAGATTTCTGCAG ATTTATGGAAAACCTCCAAACAGAAGTCCTGGAAATAGAA TTTCTGGCATATAGCCGCGGTATGGTGACAATATCCGAGGTTGACTTCGCCCGCATGGTGCTCAAATACACTGATGTTGTGAATACCGAGGAGTATATTGAAAATGTCACTAAGCGTATTCCTGAGGAGAAG GGGATCACGTTTGAAGATTTCCGatctttttttctatttctcAACAATCTCGAAGATTTTGCAATCGCCATGCAAATGTACACCCTGACTGGACGCTCGATAGGTCAAG CCGAGTTCAAAAGGGCCGTGAAGGTCTCCACCGGGCACGAACTATCCGAGCACCTGGTTGACACGCTCTTCCAGCTCTTCGACAAAGACGGTGACAACAGGTTGAGTCAAACGGAGTTTATCGGAGTCATGAAGGATCGGATTCATCGAGGCTTTCGG cGTCACGGACTCCAGCGACAATACATTGGCCTGGAAGGATACGCGCGTTGCGTATCTAAGCATCTTCGTGCGTTTATTCGTCAGCTCGCTACTCACTCACAACCGAATAGAAACTTTTAG